Within the Nitrosarchaeum sp. genome, the region TTAGGGTTATTTTGCAATAAGGCAGATTAGATTTAATCTAATTTAATTTAATCAGTTATACGAATTACTATTTGAAATAATTATTTAGTTTAATTTTATTTATTTTTGGAATTTTTGCTAATTCAAATCCCTCTTGACGTTTTGAAAGGGATTTAGTGGCATCTATACCCATTTTTGCAGTCTTTAAGTTCTTTTGATCACTAGAAGGATCTAGACTGGATCCTCGTACATTTTTTATTATCAATAGATCTGTGTCAGCTTGAAATCTTGTTGCCATTGCATATTCAACAGATTCAGCATTATTAGGATTAATGTCCTCATCTACAACTGTTACTTGTTTTAATGAACGATGAGATTCAAATGTTTTTTTAATTATTTTTTTAGGATCAGAATCTTTTTTCTTTTTTATTTGAACTACTGCATGTAACCAGTTACATCCTCCATTTGTCATAGATACTTGTTTAGTTTGAGGAAATGATTTTTTTAGTTCTCCATTTAATTTTGATTCAATTGGCATTCCCATCAGTAATCGGTGTTCAGAGAAGCCTGAAAGAACATCATGAAAAATAGGATTATTTCTATAGTATAAAGACTCTAACTCAAAAATTGGTTGAGATCTATGGTGGTCGTAAGTTTGTAGCATTTCTACCATCCACTCTTGATGAGTTTTATCTTGTAGAATTTTTCCCTCCATTACAATTTCAGTTCCTGAAGGAACATGTAATCCAGTGTAAGGAAGTTTAGTTAATGTAAGTTTTCCACCTAAAAGCGAATTTGCAATATCGATTTCATCTTTACCCCATTCAGCTTGATATGCACCTGCAATAGATATTGCGGGGTGTACACCTATAGTTACTGCAACTTTCAGATCTTCATTATGTTCCTTAGCATCAATAAAACATCTGTGTAGATGTCTTCCTTCTACCATTCTAATTGAAAAATGAGTTTTATCAATAGGCATCAATCTATGAAAAGATGAATTTTGCTCACCAGTTTCAGGATTCTTAACATATACAATAGAAGAAGTGATGAAAGGTCCTGATTCTTTTTCAAAATGCGTAACAATAGGCATAATAGAGATGTTTTTTGATTTATTTTCCATGAATTTTCCTGAAGAAATAACTTTTGGTTTTTTTGCTTTTTTAATTGCAGAAATCATATTTTCATGAATTTTTTCTTCCGTACTTCCAATTGCCTGAGCAAATCTTTTTCTGGTACCAACAAGATTGGCAACTAAATTAAAGTCACTTTCCGCAATATTTTCAAATAAAATAGCAGTAGAGCCATCAACTTTTGCAGTAATTCCTGCAATTTCATATTTTGTTGATACCTTTTTTTTAATGATTTTTAATTCGCCGCTTTTTTTTATCAAAGAAAGATAATTACGTAAATCTGTCAATTCTGAATCATCTCCATAATTTCAGTCATTATAGCTTTTGCAGTATTAGGATCTAATTCTTTTTGAATAAATGCTGAAACAATTGCAATACCTTTCATTCTAGTACTGATTCTTTCTGCAGTTAATTTGAGAAATAAAGATTCAGTTCTGGAGGGGATTACAGTTGTAGTAAC harbors:
- a CDS encoding UbiD family decarboxylase translates to MTDLRNYLSLIKKSGELKIIKKKVSTKYEIAGITAKVDGSTAILFENIAESDFNLVANLVGTRKRFAQAIGSTEEKIHENMISAIKKAKKPKVISSGKFMENKSKNISIMPIVTHFEKESGPFITSSIVYVKNPETGEQNSSFHRLMPIDKTHFSIRMVEGRHLHRCFIDAKEHNEDLKVAVTIGVHPAISIAGAYQAEWGKDEIDIANSLLGGKLTLTKLPYTGLHVPSGTEIVMEGKILQDKTHQEWMVEMLQTYDHHRSQPIFELESLYYRNNPIFHDVLSGFSEHRLLMGMPIESKLNGELKKSFPQTKQVSMTNGGCNWLHAVVQIKKKKDSDPKKIIKKTFESHRSLKQVTVVDEDINPNNAESVEYAMATRFQADTDLLIIKNVRGSSLDPSSDQKNLKTAKMGIDATKSLSKRQEGFELAKIPKINKIKLNNYFK
- a CDS encoding proteasome assembly chaperone 4; its protein translation is MNSPNGFLQKTIDLGGRSFFLKIMKFENGYFVSISERSDKIGSMVVSLATGPTPVTTTVIPSRTESLFLKLTAERISTRMKGIAIVSAFIQKELDPNTAKAIMTEIMEMIQN